In the Sulfurovum sp. UBA12169 genome, CACTTGTGTGATATGGCAACTTATAAGATTTATTGCTATCAATATCAAAATGACACTTTTGATACTAAAAAGTCATCACTAGCATATATGTGCCGCAAGGCACATATGATCCCTTCAAATATCATTTCTAAAATTATTATCTCACCATACAAACAAGATTATAAGCGTATAATTCAGGCTACTAAAACTATCAGAGGATAATATGACATTAAACATATCAGGCATGGAACAAATAAAGTTAACGCACTTGGTTCTTGATTACAACGGCACAATCGCTATCAACGGGATCCTCATAGAAGGAGTAACAGAAAGATTAAAAAAACTATCGTCGCAACTTTCCATACATATTCTAACGGCAGATACCTATGGATCTGTACACGAACAATGCGAAGCTGATTTTTTAAATATTCAAGTCATAGGCAAAGAGAAACAAGATGAACAAAAATTATCATTTATAGAATCTTTGGGCATGGAGCATACTGTTGCCGTAGGAAATGGAAAAAATGATGCGCTTATGCTGAAAAGTGCTATTTTAGGATTTGCTATTTTGCAAGATGAGGGAATAAATATCCGTACTTTAAACTCAGCAGATGTAATATTTGCTTCAATTATAGATGCTTTAGATGCTTTATTAATCCCTAATCGCCTAATAGCAACGCTTAGGAATTAAATCATCTGATTAATTCTCAAATTTTGAGCAAAGTTCCTTACGCTCTCTTTGAGAAAATTAGGCTTTCTATAGACAGTGCTTGCGACTAGATACTCCCTGTTTCTTCAGAGATTCCAATTAAATAATAAAAATAATGAGGGTAGACAACAAAGAGCATAGAAGCTCTTTGGAAAAGATAAGAGATTATCTTTTTGAGAATTGAGGAGATCTTCTCGCTTTTTTCTTTCCTGGCTTCTTTCTTTCAACCACTCTTGAATCTCTTGTAAGAAGACCCATTGGTTTTAAAATAGCTCTAAAAGAAGGTTCAAATTCTACAAGCGCTTTTGTAATTCCGTGCTTCAATGCATCGGCTTGAGCAGAATATCCGCCGCCAAGCGTAGTTGCTTTTACTGTCATAGAGTCTAGTTGTTTGGTTGCCTCAAGAGGAAGTCTTACCTTCATTTTAAGCGTTTCGTGTCCACCGAGCCATTGGTCAAGTGTTTTGCCATTGATAAGCATTTCGCCATTACCTGGAGTCAACCAAACTTTAGCAATAGCAGCTTTTCTTTTACCTGTTGCATACATAGTTGCCATCTTTAGTTTCCTTTGTT is a window encoding:
- a CDS encoding ATPase P, which encodes MTLNISGMEQIKLTHLVLDYNGTIAINGILIEGVTERLKKLSSQLSIHILTADTYGSVHEQCEADFLNIQVIGKEKQDEQKLSFIESLGMEHTVAVGNGKNDALMLKSAILGFAILQDEGINIRTLNSADVIFASIIDALDALLIPNRLIATLRN
- a CDS encoding 30S ribosomal protein S9 encodes the protein MATMYATGKRKAAIAKVWLTPGNGEMLINGKTLDQWLGGHETLKMKVRLPLEATKQLDSMTVKATTLGGGYSAQADALKHGITKALVEFEPSFRAILKPMGLLTRDSRVVERKKPGKKKARRSPQFSKR